ATGTGATGTTGAGCCTCCTTGCCGCATCGAGCGTCGCCACGATCGTCTTGGCGTCCTTGATGAGCCCTTGGGCTATCGCCTCCACGACGTCTGGGACGGGTAGCCAGACCACGTCCACGAACTCGCCCTCGTCGGGATGGGAGCTGCCCCTTCTGAGTCCTGTCGCCCTGAAGATCCTCGTCGCCTCGTTAGTGAAGCCAGGAGCGCCCGCCGAGTAGGCGATGAGCTCTAGGCCATCGGCGATGAGGCCCGTCTCCTCCGTGAGCTCACGCGCGGCACAGACGGCAGGGTCCTCCCCCTCCTCAAGCTTGCCTGCAGGGATCTCGAGCGTCATCTCGCCGAGCGCGACGCGCCACTGCCTGACCAGGCAGATTCTTCCATTCTCGACAGCGCAAACGCCCGCACCCCCGTGATGGCGGACTATCTCGCGCACGCCCCTGCCCCCATCGGGAAGCCGCACGTCAAGTGTCTCGACCGAGAAGATCCTGCCCTCCCACTGCGGGTGTACCCGCTCGACGTCCTCGCGCAGACGTCCATCGGGCGCAAGGAGAGACCTGATGCTCTCCACTGACTCTTGTCCCGACACCCCCAACGTCAATCCCCCCTTTTGACAGACAGCGTTGACAGGCACACGACGCACTGGGCAAAGCCTCGCCTCGCACGCCTCACGCACGAGCACCTCATTGAGGGCTGGCTTCCGTGAGCGGCGATGGCCTGCGCCTGAGCGCCTCCGCCCTCAGGCGCAGCTTACGCTCCTGCTCGGATGCGGGGCTCACGCTCACGCCATGTGCGGCGGGACGTCCCCTTTCATCCGTATGCACGAACGTGAGAAATCCCTCGGCACAGCGACGAGCGCCTACGAGAGCACGTGTGTAGATCGTCAGGCTCGAACTTCCGGCTAACACGGGCACGGACTCGAAGCAAACCGTCTCTCCTGGATGCACCGGCAAGGCAAAGTCCATGTCATGGAGCCTGACGAAGACCGTCTCGGGACCCAAAAGCTCTGCCGCGCACATGAACGAGGCCTCGACAAGCCACTGGGCCATACTGCCCGCAAAGAGCGTACCATGATGGTTGAGCTGCGCAGATACCACAAGGTGGTGTGTCACGAACGGACCGTGTGTCACAAGACCCCGTCCTTTCTGGGCTACCGCCCGCTCGCATCCGTAGGCATGCAGAGGCGCGACGGACCGCAGGTGAGCGTGGCGCCCAGACAATCCGTCCTGTCTGCCCCGACTAGAGGATAGTGCACGCGCCCCGCCCTCAGACGCACTAATTTGCTGCTGACTGGGGAACCATAATCATATGTATGCTGTGGCGCGGGAGGCGCCCCATCAACTTGTCGTGCCGTCGGTCCGAACACGATGGGTTGGCGGCGTGGCGCAGAGACGTGGCGGCTCAGAACATGCCGCACGAACGCGGCGCCTGCGCCTGGCCGACAGGTATGGCAGCCGGAGAACATGAGCAGAGAGGACGTGGCTGACGTGGCGTGGCACGAGAGGGACTCGGTACGCTTCCTTGGAAGGGCGCTCGAGGACGAGTTCAACGACATAGCCCGCAGTCTTGGCGGCGACGTGAACGGCAGAGAGGCCGGGGACGACTACCTTCTTACCACAAATGCGCTCTACCATGGCGGGCCGGTCTCCTGGGCGCTCACGCCAAAGATCTTCGACGAGGACCAGCTCGACATCCTCAAGGACGCGGCTGAGACCATGGGGCGCATCATGGACAAGGTGACCCGCCACTTCATGCGTGACGAGAGCTTTCGCAAGCTCTTTCGCCTGCCATTGGCACTCGAGGAGCTGTGCCGCACGCCCACGGGCTATAAGACGCCCATCCCCATCGCCCGCGTCGACCTGTTCTTCGACGAGGAAACGGGCGACTACACGTTCTGCGAGCTGAACACCGACGGATCGGCGGGCATGACGACGACCGTCGAGGTCACACGCACGGTTCAAAGGACAGAGACCTACCGGCAACTCCTACGCAAGCACCCGGAGCTTACGGCAAGGACCCTAGACCCAACGGGTGCGGTCATCGACGCCATCCTTGCGACCTACGATGAGTGGGTACGGGAGAGGACGGCCGACGTCGGCAGTACTGGTTTCGACCGTCCTGTGGTGGCAATAGTCGACTATAGCGAGAGTGCCTCCTTCGATGAGCTGAAAGACATCACCAAACAGCTCGCCGATCGAGACGTCCACGCGCGCTACTGTGACATACGTGACCTGCGCCTTGGACGCATGGCGGGCCGCGATACCCTCCTGACCCCGGATGGTCCTGTGAACTGCGTCTATCGACGCGCGGTCACCTCGGAGATCGCGGACAAGCCCTGCGTGGGCACGCGCGCGCTCGCACGAGCGGGAAGACTCAACCTGGCGTGCGTCGTGGGCGGCCTTAGCACCTGGCCCTGCGCAACCAAGACGGTCTTCGCCGTGCTGCACTCGCAGGCCATGCGCTCCATCCTCGGTGACGACGAGCGCGCCTTCATCGAGCGGCATGTTCCGCAGACCGAGCTCCTTGACACGACGAGCGACCTGCGACCGTACCAGGATAAGGACGGCTGGATCGTGAAGCCTGCAGGGGGGTTCAACGGCGCGGGCGTCATAGCGGGTCTCGACTGCACGAAGGACGAGTGGGGAGAGGCCCTCACACGCTGCGCAGCAGAAGGAGGCGTCGTGCAGGCATACGCCTCCCAGTATCGCACGCCCATGCTGCGTGGGGGCAGGCTCGAAGCAGGCGAGGATCCGCTCCTTGCCGAGCCCATGAGCAACATGGAGGGTCTCTACCTCTTTCGCGGGAGCTTCTCGGGCGTCTTCACGCGCTGCGGGAGGCAGGCCGTCATAGGCGAGCATACACATCGGCTCAACGTGAGCTGTCTTGTCGTGGGAAAGCGATGACGTATGCACATACGGCACCGACCTGCAGGACAGGCCCCGGACGCCCCGACTAAGGCATGAGCGGCATGAGCGCGAATCACCAAAAAGCCCCCGGCGTTACCTGGGCGAACTGTGGCTTCGCGCATACACGCGTGACGCCTGTATCCGCTATCCTGCCGCTACAAACGTGAAGAGCAACAGGTCATCCGTACCTGTGTTGACGATGGAGTGAGACGAACCCGTAGGACAGACGTGGCACACGCCCGGAACAAGGTTCTCCCTCGTGCCGTCGCAGACCGCGATGCCCGTACCGCTGATCACGTAGTTGATGTCATCGCTCGTCCTCTGCTCATGCACGCCGATACTCGAGCCTGACGGGATGCGTGTCAGCACGAAGCGTCCGCTGTCATTGACCTGCATCCGGGCACCGACCACACCCTCGCCGTCGTTCATGCCGGGAACGACGGTCTCCCTGATTGCATTGAAGTCGATGAGCATGACAGGTCTCCTCTCGTCTTTACACGGCAGGGCCAAGACAGATATAACTATTGCCATATATGATAGTATCATTATGTCTTTTTTGCAGACCAATCTTTTAGTCACGTCGCGGTTGCGTCGCTAGAGCAGACTGCGCTTTTCCGTAACGTCGCTGGGGCAGACTGCACTTTTCCGTAACGTCGCTGGGGCAGACTGCGCTTTTCCGTGAGGTGACTCGACGTTTGCCCAGGTGAGGAAAAGCGCACTCTACGGAAAGGCGCATTCTGGGTGCGGGCCCTCACGGAAAGGCGCATTCTGCGATCCCCAAGGCACCCAGACTGCGGTTTTCCGTAACGTCGCCCGCCCAGACTGCGCTTTTCCGTAACGTCGCTGGGGCAGACTGCGCTTTTCCGTAACGTCGCTGGGGCAGACTGCGCTTTTCCGTGAGGTGGGTCGACGTTTGCCCAGGTGAGGAAAAGCGCACTCTACGGAAAGACGCATTCTGCAACCCGTGCCGTACGGAAAGGCGCATTCTGTAACCGCAGAGTTACGGAAAGGCGCATTCTGGCGAGGTGCGTGCCGCAGACATCGATTACTCTTCTTTAAGCTAATTCTCTGCTCCTTACGCTAACCCTCTGCTCAGCCACTGTTGACATGGCCAGTCGCCTCGCCTCTCGCAGCGTCATGCCAACGGTGGTCCAACAGAGAGGTCGGCATTCATGGGACGCACACGACCTTTGTCCCACACCCTGGGCGGGGCGAGAGAAGCTGTACGTCGCGTCAACTGCGCGTCGCGTCAACTGCGCGTCGCGTCAACTGCGCGTCGCGTCAACTGCGCGTCGCGTCAACTGCGCGTCGCGTCAACTGCGCGTCGCGTCAATGCAGACCCATCACGTTGCCCTGAGTACCTACCGTGGCGAAAACTCCGGCAAACACGGTACCGAGACCCTGCCCTCGCGTACAATGTCGTTCGAGAGGCACAATCACAAGCTGGATTGGAGCGTCACATGATTGAGGCAGGAACCAAAGGACACATCGAGGCAATTGTCACGAGCGAGATGACCGCCCGCGCCATCGGCAGCGGCGAGCTGGAAGTTCTGGCTACGCCCAAGCTCGCGGCACTCATCGAGGAGGCCGCGTGGAGGAGCGTCTCGGGCGCACTCGACGAGGGTCAGACGACGGTGGGAACCAAGCTGGAGCTAAGCCACCTGGCACCGACCCCCACAGGCATGCAGCTGAGCTGCGACACGACCCTCGCCTCGGTGGACGGAAAGAGGCTCACCTTCTCGTTTGAGGCCCATGATGGGGAAGGGCGCGTGGCCGAAGGCACCCACGAGCGCTTCATCGTGGACAGCGATCGCTTCTTTGCCAAGGCAAGCGAGCGCGCAAAGGGATAGCCATAACCTCCTGGCCACCAAAGGAGGCTGCAGACACTGCGCCTTTCGGACAAGAGGTCGTGAGGAAAGAGGGCGTGAGGATTCCTCCCCTACCCCTCCTTCCCTACCCCATGAGCTTGCTCACGCGCGCCTTTAGCTCGGGCAGGACGTCTTGCTCGAACCAGGGATTCTTCTTCATCCAGATCTGATTTCTGGGCGAGGGGTGCACGAGTGGGAAGTACTTGGGCAGGTAGCTCCTATAGTCGCGCACGATATCCGTGAGCTTATCCTTGCTTCGCATTCCCAGGTAGTAGCGGTTGGCGTAGTTGCCCACCAGGACAGTGAGCTCGATCTTGGGCATGAGCTCCAACAGACGTGGGTGCCACTTCTCGGCAAAGCCCTTGCGCGGGGGCAAGTCACCCGACCTGCCCTTGCCGGGAAAGTAGAAGTCCATGGGCACGATGGCAAGCTTGCCCGAGTCATAGAAGGCGTCGCGGTCCACGCCGAGCCAATCGCGCAGGCGATCCCCACTCTTGTCGTTCCAGACGATATGCGTGTCCTGGGCGATGCGTCCAGGCGCCTGTCCCACGACCATGATGCGTGCGTCAGGGCCGGCAAAGTAGAGGGGGTCTATACCCGCCGCAGTGTACTCGGCGTTCTGTTCATCAGTCCTGATCTCTTCAAACACCTCGTCAAACCTGCTGGTAGCCACTGCCACTCCCCTCATCTGCCTACCTGTCTTACAGTGCGAGGCCAAGCCCTTGACGCCTTGCACTGCTACAGGAACCCACTCATAGCCATCTTTTGTGACGCCTCTGCAATCATAGCAGCCCAGCGGACTGCAGGCGCCACAATTTGCACAGCACGCCCGTCGTAGGGTACTTTGAGTCCTACCCAAGCCGATGGCTCCAAGCCAGCGACGGACAGCAGGACCTTTGCCGCGCGCGGCTCACACGCAAGCAATTATGAGAAGCTTTGGGAACCCTTTCCAGAGCGCGCGGAGGATGCTAGGCTTACCATGCGAAAAGCTAATGGAGACGTGAAGGGTGGAAGATGGCGGAGGAACGTAGCCAGCGGCCGCACAAGGCGGGCAGCCTTCAGCATGGCAGTAGATTCACACGCACCCGCAACGGCAACAGCGTCAGCCACAGGACCCATGCCCCCTCCATGCGCCGCACCCTCGAGCCGAATTCTCAGGCGGCTGCAGGCAAGGGTCCCTACGGCTACAATGACCCCCGACGCTACACGAGTGTCAGCGACGGCCAAAGCGCGGCCGAAGGGCTGGCGCAAGGCTTGGGGCGCAGGATCCAAAGCCAGGTCAGCAGCCTGCGTAGCCAGCGCGCACAACGACGCAGCAAGACCTCTCGCAGGTGGTCCGCAGCCACAGACCCCGACTACGGCTCGCCCGCCGTCAAGTCAAGACCTCGGAGGCATCACGTCGGACGCACCGTCCTCGTCGTGCTCATGGGGCTCCTCACTGCGGCAATCGTGGCCTATGTCATCGTTCTCTCGCCGGTGGACCGCAAGATAGCCTTCAGCGAGGGTGACCGACAGGCGCTCTCGGCTCACCTCACGCCCTGTACCCCCGTGACACCCTACTATGCGCTCCTGCTCGGCTCGGACAGCCGCAACGATGGCGAACCGGCGAGAACCGACACCATCATGCTCGCTCGCATCGATCCCCTCGCAGACAAGGTGACCTTGGTCTCGATTCCACGCGACACCAAAGTCGAGCTGGAGGGCCACGGCACTCAGAAGATCAACGCTGCCTATGCTTTCGGTGGCGTCGCTGGCATCACCTCGGCCGTCGGCAGTCTCACGAACGTCAACATAAGCCAGGTTGCCCTCATCGACTTTGATGGGCTTACGTCACTTATCGACGCCATCGGCGGCGTCACCGTGACCGTACCCGTTGATATCAATGATCCTGACTACACGGGCCTTGTCATGCCGGCAGGCGTCTACGAGATGGACGGTAACACGGCAATGCTCTTCTCGCGCGTGCGTCATGGCTTTGCCCTGGGGGATTACCAGCGCCAGGCAAACCAGCGTATCCTCATCCAGGCCATCGTTCAGAAGCTGCGTTCAAACCCCACACTCATGCCTGCGGCCGCAGACTCGCTCGGCAGTGTGCTTAAGACCACCTACCACTGCTACGACCTGATCCCCGTACTCGCGCGTATGGCCATGCAGCCACCCACGATCTACTCGGCATCGATCCCCTCGACCACCCAAAGGATACGGGGCGTGGACTATGTCATTGCCGACGGCCCCGCGACCGCAACCCTCATGCAGGTCGTCAATGCCGGTGAGGACCCCGCCACGGTCACGAACGGCCTGCAAGAAGTTGACAATACGGCAGCAAGGACTTCGACAGGCTCCGGATCCGGCTCAAGGTCGGGCAAGCGCAAATAGCCACAGCCCCACAATCATCTTGCACATTGGCCTTAAGACGTCGAGCGGGAGCCAGTCGAAGCGAGGTCCCGCATGGACGGACGCCCTACGGCTCGACGGTCCAGAGCACCCGCCCACCCGTAAGACCATCACCCTCGAAGCCTATGGCCCTGACCTCGCCCTTCGAAAATCCCCCATCAAGTCCGGCCAAGTAGTGGGCCACATGCCTCATGAAGGGGACATGCCCCACTGCCACGATGATCTCCTCGCTCGCCTGGGCAAGCTCGGCGAGAAACTCCTCCTGATCCTGCTCATAGAGGCTGTTGCGCACGTTGATGTCATCCTCGCCAAGGCCCAGCGCATCGGCGATGACAGCGGCGGTCTGCATCGCTCGAATCGCAGGACTTGCCCAGAGCGCCAAACTCGTGGCATCCCTGAGCGGCTTAAATGCCTCGGGGTAGGCAGCCTCGAGTGCTGAGCGCCCCTCATCGGTAAGCCTGCGACCGATGTCGCCCGCAGGACCCCTACCCTCGGCATCGCCATGGCGAACGAGCACGAGCATCTTTACCATAGTGCCTCCCAAGCCGTGTCATGTGATACGGCCTACGATAGCATGGTCGGGACCTGCAACACGCGAGCTTCGCGAAATCGACCCTGCGCGATCCTTCGAGCGTCACACGCTGGGCGGGACGCACATGGAAAGGCCCCAACTCCTTACGGAGCCGGGCCTTTCCTAACACGCTAGAAAACGAAGATCAGCCCTTCGACCTTAGAGCGCTTCCTCAACCATCTGAGATGTCCCTAGGCGGCAGCACCCGATGTGGAGGGCGTGTCGTCGGCAACGTCACCATGGCCGCTCCCACGATTGTGGGTCATGAGGTTCTGGTTCTGATTCTGGTTTTGCTGCCTGCGCTGCTCGTACATCTCCTCCAGGTACTTCCTGTAGGCATCTTCCTGACTACTCGAGCCGCCATTGCCAATGCCGCTGTCGTCTGAGCCCGAATTCCTCTGCGCCTGCTCCTTCTGGAGCTCCTCGTCAGAGCCAAGGGTCACGCTTGCCGTTTTCTCCTCGTTGCCACGCATGAACTTGACCGTGACCGTGTCACCGATGTTGTGCGAGCGAACCGCCAGGATCATACCGTCGGCAGAGGTGATCGCGGTGCTATCGAACCCCGTGATGATGTCGCCCTTCTCTATGCCAGCCGCAGCCGCCGGACTGCCCTCAGTGACGGAGACGACATAGGCGCCCTGACTCACCGAAAGCTTGTTCGTCGCAGCATTCTGGGCGTTGACCGTCTGCATGGTAAGACCGATGTAGGCGTGGGTGACAGGCTCCTTCGCGATGATCTTCTTGGCGATGTTCACCGCATAGTTGCCCGGAATGGCAAAACCAATGCCCGCGAAGGACTCGGTGTCAGACGAGAAGAGCGTGCAGATACCCACCAGCTTGCCCTCCTTGTTCACGAGCGCGCCACCCGAGTTGCCGGGGTTGATGGCCGCGTCGACCTGGATGAGGTTGGCATAGATAGTCTCACCGGCGGTGGACTTCATGAGCTGGTTGCGCGCAAG
The DNA window shown above is from Olsenella sp. oral taxon 807 and carries:
- a CDS encoding LCP family protein, translated to MAEERSQRPHKAGSLQHGSRFTRTRNGNSVSHRTHAPSMRRTLEPNSQAAAGKGPYGYNDPRRYTSVSDGQSAAEGLAQGLGRRIQSQVSSLRSQRAQRRSKTSRRWSAATDPDYGSPAVKSRPRRHHVGRTVLVVLMGLLTAAIVAYVIVLSPVDRKIAFSEGDRQALSAHLTPCTPVTPYYALLLGSDSRNDGEPARTDTIMLARIDPLADKVTLVSIPRDTKVELEGHGTQKINAAYAFGGVAGITSAVGSLTNVNISQVALIDFDGLTSLIDAIGGVTVTVPVDINDPDYTGLVMPAGVYEMDGNTAMLFSRVRHGFALGDYQRQANQRILIQAIVQKLRSNPTLMPAAADSLGSVLKTTYHCYDLIPVLARMAMQPPTIYSASIPSTTQRIRGVDYVIADGPATATLMQVVNAGEDPATVTNGLQEVDNTAARTSTGSGSGSRSGKRK
- a CDS encoding cupin domain-containing protein; this encodes MLIDFNAIRETVVPGMNDGEGVVGARMQVNDSGRFVLTRIPSGSSIGVHEQRTSDDINYVISGTGIAVCDGTRENLVPGVCHVCPTGSSHSIVNTGTDDLLLFTFVAAG
- a CDS encoding acyl-CoA thioesterase, whose protein sequence is MTHGPFVTHHLVVSAQLNHHGTLFAGSMAQWLVEASFMCAAELLGPETVFVRLHDMDFALPVHPGETVCFESVPVLAGSSSLTIYTRALVGARRCAEGFLTFVHTDERGRPAAHGVSVSPASEQERKLRLRAEALRRRPSPLTEASPQ
- a CDS encoding thioesterase family protein — its product is MIEAGTKGHIEAIVTSEMTARAIGSGELEVLATPKLAALIEEAAWRSVSGALDEGQTTVGTKLELSHLAPTPTGMQLSCDTTLASVDGKRLTFSFEAHDGEGRVAEGTHERFIVDSDRFFAKASERAKG
- a CDS encoding NUDIX hydrolase, with translation MESIRSLLAPDGRLREDVERVHPQWEGRIFSVETLDVRLPDGGRGVREIVRHHGGAGVCAVENGRICLVRQWRVALGEMTLEIPAGKLEEGEDPAVCAARELTEETGLIADGLELIAYSAGAPGFTNEATRIFRATGLRRGSSHPDEGEFVDVVWLPVPDVVEAIAQGLIKDAKTIVATLDAARRLNIT
- a CDS encoding histidine phosphatase family protein; amino-acid sequence: MVKMLVLVRHGDAEGRGPAGDIGRRLTDEGRSALEAAYPEAFKPLRDATSLALWASPAIRAMQTAAVIADALGLGEDDINVRNSLYEQDQEEFLAELAQASEEIIVAVGHVPFMRHVAHYLAGLDGGFSKGEVRAIGFEGDGLTGGRVLWTVEP
- a CDS encoding uracil-DNA glycosylase family protein, with product MATSRFDEVFEEIRTDEQNAEYTAAGIDPLYFAGPDARIMVVGQAPGRIAQDTHIVWNDKSGDRLRDWLGVDRDAFYDSGKLAIVPMDFYFPGKGRSGDLPPRKGFAEKWHPRLLELMPKIELTVLVGNYANRYYLGMRSKDKLTDIVRDYRSYLPKYFPLVHPSPRNQIWMKKNPWFEQDVLPELKARVSKLMG